A section of the Macadamia integrifolia cultivar HAES 741 chromosome 9, SCU_Mint_v3, whole genome shotgun sequence genome encodes:
- the LOC122088011 gene encoding late embryogenesis abundant protein EMB564-like: MATQKQRAELDAKAKQGETVVPGGTGGRSLEAQEHLAEGRSRGGQTRKEQLGTEGYQEMGRKGGLSTTDEAGEERAAREGIDIDESKFRKDA, encoded by the exons atggcaACACAAAAGCAGCGAGCCGAGCTTGACGCCAAGGCTAAGCAGGGTGAGACTGTTGTCCCTGGAGGCACTGGTGGGAGGAGCCTTGAAGCTCAGGAGCATCTAGCTGAAG GGAGGAGCCGGGGAGGACAGACGAGGAAGGAGCAGCTGGGGACTGAAGGGTACCAGGAGATGGGTCGAAAGGGTGGGCTGAGCACGACGGATGAGGCTGGAGAGGAACGTGCAGCCCGGGAGGGGATTGATATCGATGAGTCCAAGTTTAGGAAAGATGCTTAG